The following coding sequences lie in one Musa acuminata AAA Group cultivar baxijiao chromosome BXJ1-8, Cavendish_Baxijiao_AAA, whole genome shotgun sequence genomic window:
- the LOC103995892 gene encoding GDSL esterase/lipase At1g28570: MTNAYNAGSSLLLDTKFGGKIAFEGESSRQMISCSSPPVASGRGLRLLVVLFLLFTGTAVGCYTSIFSFGDSIADTGNAINSGIIVESVRHLPYGQTYFGHATGRFSDGRLIVDFIAEAMGLPMLRPYLAGGNAEDFRYGANFAFAGATALNASFFEDKGFQFSPMEYFLGVQLEWFKQLLPILCSESNSKDVLSNSLILMGEIGGNDYNYAFAQKQSIQEIRTYVPSVIDAIRQAVEVLIQLGATTLVVPGNFPIGCVPAYLSDYQSTVAEEYDPQTGCISWLNELSEYHNSMLLDELNQLRKVYPHATIIYADYYEAVLNILRSPQQFGFKTPLAACCGSDGLYNFSWSKMCGTQMSKVCSDSSDSLSWDGIHFTDAAYSTIALSLLDGTYAYPSFTEACTNFQQNAALSQ, from the exons ATGACGAACGCATATAACGCAGGTTCATCTCTTCTTCTGGATACCAAGTTCGGGGGAAAAATTGCGTTCGAGGGCGAATCTAGCCGACAAATGATTAGCTGTTCCTCCCCTCCGGTGGCCTCCGGCCGCGGCCTTCGCCTCCTCGTCGTGCTGTTCCTACTCTTCACCGGCACGGCCGTCGGATGCTATACTTCCATCTTCAGCTTCGGCGACTCGATCGCGGACACCGGAAATGCGATAAACAGCGGCATCATTGTCGAGTCTGTCCGCCATCTTCCGTACGGCCAGACTTACTTCGGCCACGCCACCGGCCGCTTCTCCGATGGCCGACTTATCGTCGACTTCATAG CGGAGGCGATGGGACTGCCGATGCTGCGCCCGTATCTCGCAGGAGGGAACGCCGAGGACTTCCGGTACGGGGCGAATTTTGCCTTCGCAGGAGCCACCGCGCTCAACGCCAGCTTCTTTGAGGACAAGGGATTTCAGTTTTCGCCCATGGAGTACTTCTTGGGTGTTCAACTTGAGTGGTTCAAACAACTACTGCCTATACTCTGCTCCGAATCAA ACTCTAAGGACGTATTAAGCAATTCTCTGATCTTAATGGGCGAGATCGGAGGCAATGACTACAATTATGCATTTGCTCAAAAGCAAAGCATACAAGAGATACGAACTTATGTACCAAGTGTTATCGATGCTATTCGTCAGGCAGTCGAG GTCTTGATCCAACTTGGGGCAACTACACTGGTTGTTCCAGGGAATTTCCCAATTGGATGTGTACCAGCATATCTTTCAGATTACCAGAGCACAGTAGCTGAAGAATATGACCCACAAACAGGCTGCATAAGCTGGTTGAATGAGCTGTCTGAGTACCACAATAGCATGCTTCTGGATGAACTCAATCAGCTTCGAAAAGTTTATCCACATGCCACAATCATATATGCTGATTATTATGAAGCTGTCCTGAATATACTCCGCTCTCCCCAACAATTTG GATTTAAGACACCTCTTGCTGCCTGTTGCGGAAGTGATGGCCTCTACAATTTCAGCTGGTCCAAAATGTGTGGTACTCAAATGTCAAAGGTGTGCAGCGATTCATCGGATTCTTTGTCATGGGATGG
- the LOC103995893 gene encoding GDSL esterase/lipase At1g28590: MASGNRLHLIIVILLLLNIHHANGSCFPAMFSFGDSLQDTGNFVNTYANTSVSKPPWGLTYFHRATGRFSNGRLILDFIAQAVGLPLVPPIRGGGDFSRGANFAFAGATAQDKSALAGLGLDVTGWGNYSLAVEIEWFKDLLRSEPSLAEPTFLGNSLFMVGEIGGNDYNAALAQNIPVDQITKVFVPSVLGAISSGITTLIELGARNFIVPGNLPIGCVPEWLGKFYSTDSGDYDEHGCLVWMNDLSLYHNKALQDELNWLMELYPNVTIAYADLFGSGMRMFANPQQFGITVPFTACCGGHGHGCDETGPVCSNPLAYASWEGFHPTEATYRAISDGLIRGPFAIPLLNQTCSS, translated from the exons ATGGCCTCCGGCAACCGTCTTCACCTCATCATAGTCATCCTGCTTCTACTGAACATCCACCACGCAAACGGCAGCTGCTTTCCGGCCATGTTCAGCTTCGGCGACTCGCTTCAAGACACAGGCAACTTCGTCAACACCTACGCCAATACCTCCGTCAGCAAGCCGCCCTGGGGGCTGACCTACTTCCATCGTGCGACGGGGCGGTTCTCCAATGGCCGACTCATCTTGGACTTCATCG CACAAGCCGTTGGATTGCCGCTGGTGCCGCCGATCCGTGGAGGAGGGGACTTCTCACGCGGCGCCAACTTCGCGTTTGCAGGGGCCACAGCGCAGGACAAGTCCGCCTTGGCCGGCCTTGGGCTTGATGTTACCGGTTGGGGTAACTACTCCTTGGCCGTCGAGATTGAGTGGTTTAAGGACCTGCTTCGATCCGAGCCGTCCCTTGCAG AACCAACCTTCTTGGGCAACTCGCTGTTCATGGTGGGAGAGATTGGAGGCAATGACTACAACGCCGCGTTGGCTCAGAACATACCGGTAGATCAGATCACGAAAGTATTTGTGCCCTCTGTGCTTGGGGCAATCAGTTCCGGGATCACC ACTTTGATCGAACTCGGCGCGAGAAACTTCATAGTTCCCGGAAACCTACCGATCGGCTGTGTTCCGGAGTGGCTCGGAaagttctacagcacagattctgGAGACTATGATGAACACGGCTGCCTCGTGTGGATGAATGACTTGTCGCTGTACCACAACAAAGCGTTGCAGGATGAGCTAAACTGGCTCATGGAGCTTTATCCGAATGTAACCATCGCCTACGCTGATCTTTTCGGATCCGGCATGAGGATGTTCGCCAATCCACAACAATTCG GCATCACAGTACCTTTTACTGCTTGCTGCGGAGGCCACGGACATGGATGCGATGAAACTGGACCTGTTTGCAGCAATCCATTAGCCTATGCTTCTTGGGAAGGATTCCACCCAACCGAGGCAACTTACCGTGCCATTTCTGATGGGTTGATCAGAGGGCCATTCGCCATTCCTTTGTTGAACCAAACTTGCTCGAGCTAA